A window from Lactiplantibacillus pentosus encodes these proteins:
- a CDS encoding phage minor capsid protein — translation MLKPWDLSDYSDEDANNYANVEDLIWSFIVNMIGNEVSKHDDTDNEWINELLNHTDDVRQYAAKITVSPTQHASKQLHTRLSTISQDNVKQAEKWLKKVTGKQVDSIKDSQQFKQVVDDQLTETDNYLNLARRNMSANAYQMFRGIVGDAKRSIDSGTTAIKAIAKASEQWAEQGVPALVDKAGRKWSPDVYVRTVVNSSINSATNDTELLRYRQYGSLVKVSSHMGCRPSHLQYQDHVYSLDGNTDKYPDFESTTGYGTITGIGGINCRHYTIPYIEGYGSMPVPQQSDDDNAARYQLEQTQRRLEREVRKAKRKLIAAKKLGDQSDITAAQELVRRRQSVTRQFVNKHGLIRQYNREKQ, via the coding sequence ATGCTTAAACCATGGGATTTATCAGACTATTCGGATGAAGATGCTAACAACTATGCTAATGTTGAAGATTTGATTTGGTCTTTCATTGTCAACATGATAGGAAATGAAGTATCTAAACATGATGATACCGATAATGAATGGATAAACGAATTACTTAATCACACAGATGATGTTAGACAATATGCTGCTAAAATAACTGTCTCACCTACACAGCATGCGTCTAAGCAATTGCACACAAGACTTAGTACAATTAGTCAAGATAATGTCAAACAAGCTGAAAAGTGGCTTAAAAAGGTTACTGGAAAGCAAGTGGATTCGATCAAGGATTCGCAACAGTTTAAGCAAGTTGTTGATGACCAGTTAACAGAGACGGATAATTATCTGAACCTTGCTAGACGTAATATGAGCGCTAATGCGTATCAGATGTTTAGGGGAATTGTTGGTGATGCAAAGCGGTCAATTGATAGTGGTACAACTGCCATCAAAGCAATAGCTAAAGCTAGTGAGCAATGGGCAGAACAAGGTGTACCCGCACTCGTTGATAAGGCTGGTCGAAAATGGTCACCAGATGTCTATGTGCGGACAGTGGTTAACTCAAGTATTAATAGTGCTACGAATGATACAGAGTTACTTAGGTATCGCCAGTATGGTTCGTTAGTTAAAGTTAGTTCTCACATGGGATGCCGGCCAAGCCACTTACAGTATCAAGACCATGTTTATTCTTTGGACGGTAATACAGACAAGTATCCAGATTTCGAATCAACAACGGGATACGGTACGATTACTGGCATTGGGGGCATTAATTGCCGACATTATACGATTCCATATATCGAAGGCTACGGTTCAATGCCAGTGCCACAGCAGTCAGATGATGACAATGCTGCTAGGTATCAATTAGAACAAACTCAGCGACGACTTGAACGTGAGGTACGAAAAGCTAAGCGTAAATTGATAGCAGCTAAAAAGCTTGGTGATCAAAGTGATATTACGGCTGCACAAGAATTAGTGAGACGTCGTCAGTCAGTTACTCGTCAGTTTGTTAACAAGCATGGACTAATACGTCAATACAATCGAGAAAAACAGTAG
- a CDS encoding RusA family crossover junction endodeoxyribonuclease has protein sequence MSKVVIKGELPSLNEYIRAERANRYAAASLKKRYTALCSVYARASYNSGVEFTWPCKLKFTWYTKNNRKDADNIAFAKKFVLDGFMKAGLLGNDNRKHITGFQDEFAVDKQNPRVEVEAITEDGHGQ, from the coding sequence ATGAGCAAAGTCGTGATCAAGGGCGAACTACCTAGCTTAAACGAGTATATCAGGGCTGAGCGTGCAAACAGATACGCAGCAGCTAGCCTCAAGAAGCGATATACAGCCCTGTGCAGCGTGTACGCCAGAGCCAGCTATAATTCAGGGGTCGAGTTTACATGGCCTTGCAAGCTTAAATTTACGTGGTACACGAAAAACAACCGAAAAGATGCTGATAATATCGCGTTTGCTAAAAAGTTTGTGCTGGACGGATTTATGAAAGCTGGGCTCCTAGGCAATGACAACCGCAAGCATATAACCGGTTTTCAAGATGAATTTGCGGTTGATAAGCAGAACCCAAGAGTGGAAGTTGAAGCAATTACGGAGGACGGACATGGACAGTGA
- a CDS encoding putative minor capsid protein, protein MDDIIDPIPIELLDNAVKVTPYDANKAKQDSWTTSSDSNGSDDYMIRHVRVEPTTSVSVQSVGNNTSTQVVTGAYTLIIDSANSAPLNKLPRLNDKIQVQSTQQSLVVKSLDPIYDFGTHVHHWEGVLQ, encoded by the coding sequence ATGGATGATATTATTGATCCAATTCCCATCGAGTTGTTAGATAATGCCGTCAAAGTGACGCCCTACGACGCTAATAAAGCCAAACAGGATTCATGGACTACCAGCTCAGATAGCAATGGATCTGATGACTATATGATTAGGCATGTACGAGTTGAACCCACAACTTCAGTGTCAGTTCAATCTGTTGGTAATAATACTAGTACACAGGTCGTTACTGGCGCTTATACATTAATTATTGATTCGGCTAACTCGGCGCCACTAAACAAGTTACCTAGACTGAATGACAAGATTCAGGTACAGAGTACCCAACAATCATTAGTTGTGAAGAGTCTTGATCCCATTTATGATTTTGGCACGCATGTTCATCATTGGGAAGGGGTGCTGCAATGA
- a CDS encoding ArpU family phage packaging/lysis transcriptional regulator yields the protein MMGEQQVISDEIFPPIDQEKTIKQVRRFLDKKLPQAVRASGHSVADLKSPSMDGMPKSAPAGNSAEDRITRRLYAEQIVRQTIQAMARCDHECQEILDRLYLQGYSDTMCYMDIGYSKTQYFDRWKPLAMLQFAQSYYLEDLNIYQNRTQTGL from the coding sequence ATGATGGGCGAACAGCAAGTTATTTCAGATGAAATTTTTCCACCAATTGACCAGGAGAAAACAATTAAACAGGTGCGGCGGTTCTTGGATAAGAAGTTACCGCAAGCAGTTCGGGCGTCCGGCCATTCGGTCGCTGATCTTAAATCGCCTAGCATGGATGGCATGCCTAAGTCGGCCCCAGCTGGTAACTCGGCCGAGGATCGGATTACACGCCGCCTATATGCTGAACAGATTGTCCGACAGACTATTCAGGCCATGGCTCGCTGTGATCATGAGTGCCAGGAGATATTAGATCGGCTATATTTGCAAGGATACAGTGATACGATGTGCTACATGGATATTGGTTACAGCAAGACTCAGTATTTTGACCGCTGGAAGCCCTTGGCAATGCTACAGTTCGCGCAGAGCTATTACCTAGAAGACCTGAATATTTACCAAAACCGAACTCAAACCGGACTTTAA
- a CDS encoding phage portal protein, which translates to MGLATELQSVTDHKKVMADDDQYGLIAKWFSIYQSTPEWLKIHKKLPDDSYLDRQKMSLNMGQVAAKKMASLVFNQKAVITVSPKNAKNPDAPSSPDDYQTIENQFVQQTLKDNHFYNNFERYLEYMFATGGIVIRLYTDRGKVKIRFATADAFYPITSDANGVSEAVIASKFMSDSHYYTLLEWHEETDTDYVVTNEIYKSTTNSNDDLGVKIDDWSNLPDAFKNMSPQPTRYSKKLYSRPTFIYLKPNLANNLHIDSPLGIPIYANAIDTLRQLDEAYDLLFQEFVKGKRRIAAPANQLKREVDPQTGKTRYYVDWSEDVYMAYNTTMSGGDGESVKPTDITLGLRNEAIVAGINDLLHFYSSQIGFSADMFTFDSKQGVITATAVISENSDTYQSKNSHETLIGEAIEHICQIIVELAKNDSNVQYSGQTDIDISVNFDDSIAKDRNDNLNYYMKANGNHPVMTQLEAIKRANGITDVEAQQVLDQINAETANAEGAIEDVVGGNGKDGEGDA; encoded by the coding sequence ATGGGATTAGCTACTGAGTTGCAAAGCGTAACTGACCATAAGAAGGTAATGGCGGATGATGACCAGTATGGATTGATTGCTAAGTGGTTTAGCATTTATCAGTCAACACCGGAATGGTTGAAAATACACAAAAAGTTACCCGACGATTCTTATTTAGATCGTCAGAAAATGTCATTAAACATGGGACAAGTTGCCGCCAAGAAGATGGCAAGTTTGGTATTCAATCAAAAGGCTGTTATTACTGTTAGCCCAAAGAACGCGAAGAATCCTGATGCTCCTTCATCGCCAGATGATTATCAAACGATTGAGAATCAGTTCGTACAGCAAACCTTGAAGGACAATCATTTTTATAACAATTTTGAACGTTACTTAGAATATATGTTCGCGACTGGTGGCATTGTTATCCGATTGTACACTGATCGTGGTAAAGTTAAGATTCGATTTGCTACCGCTGATGCATTCTATCCAATCACGTCAGATGCTAATGGTGTCAGTGAAGCTGTCATTGCCTCCAAGTTCATGAGTGACAGTCATTACTATACGTTATTGGAATGGCATGAAGAAACCGATACAGACTATGTCGTGACTAACGAGATCTACAAGAGTACGACCAATAGCAATGATGACTTGGGTGTGAAAATTGATGATTGGAGTAACTTGCCGGATGCATTCAAAAACATGTCACCACAGCCGACTAGGTATTCCAAAAAGCTTTATTCACGGCCGACGTTTATCTATTTAAAGCCAAATTTAGCTAATAACTTGCACATTGACAGTCCATTGGGCATTCCTATCTACGCTAACGCTATAGACACATTGCGCCAGTTAGATGAAGCCTATGACTTGTTATTCCAAGAATTTGTCAAAGGGAAACGGCGTATTGCCGCACCAGCAAATCAATTGAAACGTGAAGTTGACCCACAAACCGGTAAAACACGGTATTATGTTGATTGGAGTGAAGATGTCTACATGGCATACAACACGACAATGAGTGGCGGTGATGGTGAGTCAGTGAAACCGACTGATATTACATTAGGACTGCGAAATGAAGCAATTGTGGCTGGCATCAATGATTTGTTGCATTTCTACTCTTCACAAATTGGTTTCAGCGCAGATATGTTTACGTTTGACAGCAAACAGGGTGTTATCACAGCGACAGCGGTAATTAGTGAGAATAGTGATACGTATCAATCCAAAAACAGTCACGAAACGTTGATTGGAGAAGCAATTGAACATATTTGTCAGATTATTGTGGAACTGGCTAAAAATGATTCAAATGTTCAATATTCAGGTCAAACAGATATTGATATCTCTGTTAACTTTGATGATTCGATTGCTAAAGACCGGAATGACAATTTGAATTATTACATGAAGGCGAATGGTAATCACCCCGTCATGACACAACTAGAAGCAATTAAACGTGCCAATGGAATTACTGATGTTGAAGCTCAACAGGTTCTTGACCAAATCAATGCAGAAACAGCGAATGCTGAAGGTGCAATTGAAGATGTTGTCGGTGGTAATGGTAAAGATGGTGAGGGTGATGCTTAA
- a CDS encoding phage antirepressor KilAC domain-containing protein, producing MTSKRGERMNELIKITEKDGRQLVSARDLYKGLQIAQRFSRWVENNFSLFDEGVDFDKCTSSTVVNNGAVREIDDYVITLDMAKQLAMMVRNQNGSRYRNYFLAVERRWNSPMEVVKRGYGFLMRENEQLKLENEQLQGPARLGQAVSGSDDSISVGNFAKVLRQRGIKTGQNRLFDWLRTHGYLIAMGKRYNSPTQRAMELGIMEVRETVITTNHGSKTRFTPLITGKGQQYFANKFLKSKSMVKEG from the coding sequence ATGACAAGTAAAAGAGGCGAGCGCATGAATGAATTGATTAAAATCACTGAAAAAGATGGACGGCAGTTAGTGTCTGCCCGGGATCTATATAAAGGGCTTCAAATTGCACAACGCTTTAGTCGTTGGGTCGAAAATAATTTTTCTTTGTTTGATGAAGGGGTCGATTTTGACAAGTGTACATCAAGTACGGTTGTCAACAATGGGGCCGTACGGGAAATTGACGATTATGTTATTACGCTTGACATGGCTAAGCAATTAGCAATGATGGTTAGAAACCAAAATGGTAGCCGTTATCGTAACTATTTCCTAGCTGTTGAAAGACGATGGAATAGCCCTATGGAGGTTGTCAAACGCGGATATGGGTTTCTGATGAGGGAAAACGAGCAGCTGAAACTGGAGAATGAACAGTTGCAAGGGCCAGCTAGATTAGGCCAAGCAGTTTCGGGCTCAGATGATTCTATCAGCGTTGGTAATTTTGCTAAGGTGTTACGCCAGCGCGGTATTAAGACTGGTCAAAACCGCTTGTTCGATTGGCTAAGAACTCATGGCTACCTAATAGCGATGGGGAAACGTTACAACTCACCGACCCAACGAGCGATGGAGCTGGGAATCATGGAAGTGAGAGAAACCGTGATCACCACTAACCATGGTTCAAAGACACGCTTTACGCCCCTAATTACAGGCAAGGGGCAGCAGTATTTTGCTAATAAATTTTTGAAATCGAAGTCAATGGTCAAAGAGGGGTGA
- a CDS encoding N4-gp56 family major capsid protein yields MADETTVLDNLIDPQVMTAMISAKLPKAIRFSAIAPVDTTLEGRPGTDVTVPRYKYIGDATDIDEGGAIDYASLSTDTDMFTIKKAGKGVKITDEAALSGYGDPVGEGQRQITMAIASKIDNDILATAMKARLTLSTGVDVTSLDMVDAIEAAFNDDTSEYAVEDDSPTTGVLFMNPKDVNKLRKAAAENWTRATDLGDNILINGTFGELLGWQIVRSRKIKEGSALAVKPGAMRTYMKRNVLSEKGRDMDHKITKFNADEHYGVAIYDDTKLLVINPFDVEGGTVINQNVTSTKDATVKKSNKGKAVASDTPSK; encoded by the coding sequence ATGGCAGATGAAACAACTGTATTAGATAACCTGATTGATCCACAAGTTATGACTGCGATGATTAGTGCTAAATTACCTAAGGCAATTCGGTTTAGTGCTATTGCACCTGTTGACACCACACTTGAAGGTCGACCAGGTACTGATGTAACTGTACCTCGATACAAGTATATCGGAGATGCGACGGATATCGATGAAGGTGGCGCTATTGATTATGCCAGTCTTTCAACAGATACCGACATGTTCACGATTAAGAAAGCAGGTAAAGGTGTCAAGATTACTGACGAAGCCGCTCTATCCGGATACGGAGATCCAGTAGGCGAAGGTCAGCGACAAATTACGATGGCAATTGCATCTAAGATTGACAATGATATCTTGGCTACTGCAATGAAAGCACGACTTACGCTAAGTACTGGCGTTGATGTTACGTCTTTGGATATGGTCGATGCAATTGAAGCTGCATTTAATGATGATACGAGTGAATACGCGGTAGAAGATGATTCACCGACCACCGGCGTATTGTTTATGAATCCTAAAGATGTCAATAAACTACGTAAGGCTGCCGCTGAGAACTGGACGCGAGCAACTGATTTAGGTGACAACATCTTGATTAATGGCACATTTGGTGAGTTACTTGGATGGCAAATTGTGCGGTCACGTAAAATCAAAGAAGGCTCCGCCTTGGCAGTTAAGCCGGGTGCAATGCGTACTTACATGAAGCGAAATGTTCTCTCTGAAAAGGGTCGCGATATGGATCATAAGATCACTAAGTTTAATGCCGATGAACATTATGGTGTTGCAATCTATGATGACACTAAGTTGTTAGTCATTAATCCATTTGATGTCGAAGGTGGTACTGTTATTAACCAAAACGTAACCAGTACTAAGGATGCTACGGTTAAAAAGTCCAATAAGGGTAAAGCTGTGGCATCTGATACGCCGTCAAAATAA
- a CDS encoding ATP-binding protein: MSETTSKSAQGISFPELQRLKTSDQVCPRHGVNMVYMQGHQPFCMVCTKEKIEQQNHKIIDHANDYWHKRRTSDVLAMDSIFDDPTLMDANFDNFRPNSSESANNLKLARKIAGEYLNPKTTYNTILTGLPGRGKSHLALSIAKAVNDHADKSMACLFVSVNELFRLIKSSFGHPDSRYNEQNMVQLLSDADLLVLDDLGSEATFQSHQSKNRKEASDYVQNVLFGIVNNRQRTIITTNLGSADLASVYNPKIISRLYRGINGHVISFTAATPDKREVSF; the protein is encoded by the coding sequence ATGTCAGAAACGACTTCTAAGAGTGCGCAAGGGATTAGCTTTCCTGAGCTACAACGGTTAAAGACCAGTGACCAAGTTTGCCCACGGCATGGGGTGAATATGGTTTACATGCAGGGACACCAGCCATTCTGCATGGTTTGTACCAAAGAAAAAATTGAACAGCAAAACCACAAGATTATTGATCATGCCAATGATTACTGGCATAAGCGCCGAACCTCTGACGTGTTGGCCATGGACTCGATATTCGATGATCCGACCCTGATGGATGCCAACTTTGATAATTTCCGCCCGAACAGTTCGGAGTCAGCGAATAACCTAAAGCTGGCACGGAAGATTGCTGGCGAGTATTTAAACCCGAAAACTACGTACAACACGATATTGACGGGTCTGCCGGGGCGCGGTAAGTCACATTTGGCCTTATCAATTGCTAAAGCGGTAAATGATCACGCAGATAAATCTATGGCCTGTCTATTCGTTAGCGTAAATGAATTGTTCCGGTTAATCAAAAGCAGTTTCGGCCATCCTGACAGCCGATATAACGAGCAGAACATGGTTCAGCTACTAAGTGATGCAGACTTGCTTGTACTTGACGACTTAGGCTCAGAAGCGACGTTCCAAAGCCATCAAAGCAAGAACCGAAAGGAAGCTAGCGATTACGTGCAAAATGTGTTGTTTGGTATCGTGAACAACCGCCAACGAACCATTATCACGACCAACTTAGGCAGTGCCGACTTGGCTAGCGTTTATAATCCAAAAATCATTTCGCGTCTATATCGTGGCATCAATGGGCACGTCATCAGCTTTACGGCGGCGACCCCAGACAAACGGGAGGTATCGTTCTAA
- a CDS encoding minor capsid protein, whose amino-acid sequence MTNKVDLSPLVTRLNNLNVLTNRLADVIVRDSDQYVPFLSSHLAKHVSRIQTGTGVTIVWTEPYAAYMYGGKVMVKAPDTIGQRRGYHKVVTDRPLNYNHTKHALAQKGWVDKAYLVNGHNWAALVAHGLGAT is encoded by the coding sequence ATGACTAACAAAGTAGACTTGTCACCATTGGTTACACGTTTGAATAATCTTAATGTGCTGACAAACCGACTAGCAGATGTGATTGTGCGTGATTCTGATCAGTATGTACCATTCTTAAGTAGTCATTTAGCCAAACATGTATCGAGGATTCAAACCGGTACTGGCGTTACTATTGTTTGGACAGAGCCGTATGCGGCCTATATGTACGGTGGTAAAGTAATGGTGAAAGCACCAGATACAATAGGCCAACGGAGAGGTTATCACAAAGTAGTGACGGATCGGCCTTTGAATTATAACCACACTAAGCATGCGTTAGCGCAAAAGGGTTGGGTTGATAAAGCCTATTTGGTTAATGGTCACAATTGGGCAGCGCTCGTGGCACACGGATTGGGGGCGACGTAG
- a CDS encoding DNA replication protein DnaD encodes MDYFKQRRAYRNFKMYEASVSNGQNNLYRELLDYANDEGKLDVQFRMKNSALLSLTGLSEPGLDKARNSLVQLGLIKYVRGKKNVKPPEYRIINLYSRSAGYPTSNQTTSHKSRPTGLDEVGQLVGQGGGQPVEHKELTSTDLNLTDTDKKNIDPRIRIREDFQNEVWAIYPRQEKFGDAWNAYYRATVTGANPAGKATKSQIIQGIGNYKRYLEVKGIQGQYVQQLANWLDNGGWLSNYDMTPSVQPAATSDGQASREAQTYVRNDF; translated from the coding sequence TTGGATTACTTCAAACAACGACGAGCGTACCGTAATTTTAAGATGTATGAAGCGAGTGTCTCTAACGGCCAAAATAATCTGTATCGCGAGTTACTAGACTATGCGAACGACGAAGGCAAGTTGGACGTTCAGTTTCGCATGAAAAATTCGGCATTACTCAGTCTGACAGGACTATCCGAACCCGGCCTCGATAAAGCACGCAACTCATTAGTGCAACTAGGACTAATTAAATACGTTAGAGGCAAGAAAAATGTGAAACCACCTGAATATCGCATTATTAATTTATATAGTAGGTCAGCTGGTTACCCAACCAGTAACCAAACTACAAGTCATAAAAGTAGGCCAACTGGTTTAGATGAAGTAGGCCAACTGGTTGGGCAAGGTGGAGGTCAACCAGTAGAACATAAAGAACTTACTAGTACCGACCTTAACTTGACTGATACTGACAAAAAAAATATAGATCCTCGTATTCGTATTCGTGAAGACTTCCAGAACGAAGTGTGGGCGATTTACCCACGCCAAGAAAAGTTTGGCGACGCATGGAATGCTTATTATCGGGCTACCGTTACTGGTGCCAACCCCGCTGGTAAAGCCACTAAGAGCCAAATCATTCAGGGTATCGGCAATTATAAGCGGTACTTGGAAGTTAAGGGGATACAGGGACAGTACGTTCAGCAGCTAGCGAACTGGTTGGATAATGGCGGTTGGTTAAGCAATTACGACATGACACCGTCCGTTCAACCAGCTGCGACTAGCGATGGTCAGGCATCAAGGGAGGCACAAACGTATGTCAGAAACGACTTCTAA
- a CDS encoding phBC6A51 family helix-turn-helix protein: MTVYKSLQNGAFQSLDERRKKAVIMLFEDELTDEEIAKTVNRSRQTLANWKKNQTFIKAQQEYRHIALDGYVPDAVKQLHQLSLNAKSEMVRLQANTTILTMAGFGSADGNDELRKAQIRKANADARIVEHKANELEGVGHVNPLLKALTKGAVQLVPKEEENDANTDRED; this comes from the coding sequence ATGACAGTATACAAAAGTTTACAAAATGGTGCTTTTCAAAGCCTTGATGAACGGCGGAAAAAGGCTGTTATCATGCTGTTTGAAGATGAGTTAACGGATGAAGAAATTGCCAAAACGGTAAACCGTTCACGACAGACACTTGCCAATTGGAAGAAGAACCAAACCTTTATCAAAGCTCAGCAAGAATACCGCCATATCGCATTGGATGGGTATGTGCCGGATGCAGTCAAACAGTTACACCAGCTATCCTTGAATGCCAAGTCTGAGATGGTACGCTTACAAGCAAATACAACGATTCTAACCATGGCTGGATTTGGCTCGGCAGACGGTAACGATGAATTACGAAAGGCGCAAATCAGGAAAGCTAACGCGGATGCTCGCATTGTTGAGCATAAGGCTAATGAACTTGAAGGAGTCGGTCATGTCAATCCATTGCTTAAGGCTTTAACGAAGGGTGCAGTGCAACTGGTGCCTAAGGAGGAAGAAAACGATGCAAACACCGATAGAGAAGATTAG
- a CDS encoding head-tail connector protein, which produces MPIVDQDFYAYTYFGEQVPVNINFERLEMRAEEMVNQYANYYFDSHNLDDLPLDADRINVKKAVCAQIEWFIDSGGVEELANAKQSAKGISHVTIGKFSYEKSAPATLPRGTAQRSNAAINYLRPTGLLYRGVH; this is translated from the coding sequence ATGCCGATAGTAGATCAAGATTTTTACGCTTACACTTATTTTGGCGAGCAAGTACCAGTAAATATTAATTTTGAACGTTTGGAAATGCGAGCCGAAGAGATGGTCAATCAATACGCAAATTATTATTTCGATTCGCATAATCTTGATGATTTGCCACTTGATGCTGACCGAATTAACGTGAAGAAGGCTGTCTGCGCTCAGATTGAATGGTTTATTGATTCTGGTGGGGTTGAAGAGCTAGCTAACGCTAAACAATCGGCTAAAGGGATTAGTCATGTAACGATAGGCAAATTTAGTTATGAGAAGTCAGCGCCAGCAACGCTGCCACGTGGTACGGCACAGCGCTCAAATGCGGCAATCAACTACTTACGACCAACTGGCCTATTGTATCGTGGGGTGCATTAA
- a CDS encoding PBSX family phage terminase large subunit: protein MQTPIEKISYGKKQATFIFSPFDHLFDVNEGSIRAGKTAADDARLALFYLATTDENHLVSAYNQELAYNLFIEGDGMGLAYIFDGASHLRRDRGGDHLALDLPSGKKKIYFKGGAKSNSANAIRGMSLGSVAYSEINLLNREFLDETFRRTAAAKYRYHLADLNPPAPQDPIIKFFDERDAHWLHWRMSDNPVMTTKRLAEMEAQLKKNPYLYKRDWLGLRVMPQGIIYDQFDQDSMTNHTLIGQPVEMYFTGDAGQDDATTMSCNIVTRVRQPDGRFKFVLNRVANYYHSGTETGQTKAMSTYATELRRFILWCVNTYQLHYSMVLVDPASLALRQELIKVGVEAGKADNNGHDHVGNSKGIEVGIQRQQSLIADGQFVLVDTPDSGLANQSYDNYHFVKELGMYVRDETTGKPVDANNHAMDECRYAANYFTKKYKGGY from the coding sequence ATGCAAACACCGATAGAGAAGATTAGCTATGGTAAGAAACAGGCGACGTTTATCTTTTCTCCATTCGACCACCTGTTTGATGTTAATGAAGGCTCAATTCGTGCGGGTAAGACCGCGGCGGATGATGCCCGGTTAGCGCTATTTTATTTGGCAACAACGGACGAGAACCATTTAGTTAGCGCTTATAACCAGGAGCTTGCTTATAATCTGTTTATCGAAGGCGATGGCATGGGACTAGCCTATATATTTGATGGTGCTAGTCATTTGAGACGTGATCGTGGTGGCGACCATTTAGCTTTAGACCTGCCTAGTGGGAAAAAGAAGATTTATTTCAAAGGTGGGGCCAAGTCAAACAGTGCTAACGCTATTCGTGGAATGTCATTGGGTTCAGTCGCGTATTCTGAAATCAACTTGTTAAACCGCGAGTTCCTTGACGAAACCTTTCGGCGGACGGCCGCAGCTAAGTATCGTTATCATCTTGCTGACCTTAACCCGCCAGCACCACAAGACCCGATTATTAAGTTCTTTGATGAACGTGATGCGCATTGGCTGCATTGGCGTATGTCTGATAACCCAGTGATGACAACCAAGCGCTTGGCTGAAATGGAGGCACAGCTTAAGAAGAATCCATATCTGTATAAGCGCGACTGGTTAGGATTAAGAGTTATGCCACAAGGGATTATCTATGACCAGTTTGACCAAGATAGTATGACTAACCATACTTTGATTGGACAACCGGTTGAGATGTACTTTACGGGTGATGCCGGTCAAGATGATGCCACAACAATGAGTTGCAATATTGTTACCCGCGTCCGTCAACCTGATGGGCGTTTTAAGTTTGTTCTAAATCGCGTTGCTAATTATTATCACAGTGGCACGGAGACAGGACAAACAAAGGCGATGAGCACGTATGCCACAGAATTAAGAAGATTTATTTTGTGGTGTGTTAACACATACCAACTGCACTACTCGATGGTGTTAGTGGATCCCGCTTCATTGGCATTACGACAAGAGCTAATTAAGGTTGGCGTTGAAGCTGGTAAGGCGGATAACAACGGGCATGATCACGTTGGTAACTCTAAAGGAATTGAAGTCGGTATTCAAAGGCAACAATCATTGATTGCAGATGGTCAGTTTGTCTTGGTTGATACGCCGGATAGTGGACTAGCAAATCAGAGCTATGATAATTATCACTTTGTTAAAGAACTTGGTATGTATGTACGTGATGAAACAACCGGTAAGCCGGTCGATGCTAATAACCATGCAATGGACGAGTGCCGGTACGCTGCTAATTACTTTACGAAGAAATACAAGGGAGGTTACTAG